From the Paenibacillus sp. FSL H8-0548 genome, one window contains:
- a CDS encoding Rrf2 family transcriptional regulator produces the protein MNSEFTIAVHSLVYLAYLPERMASSDMIAENVGTHSARIRKVMSGLRRSGYVDTREGSGGGYRLTIDPNVVTLADIYRVMAQGSLIPSWCSGNPEMDCVVGSNMTQVMFGIFCTAEKQLENHFQAITIQDVLKKIHACD, from the coding sequence GTGAACAGCGAATTTACGATTGCCGTACACAGTCTCGTTTACTTGGCTTATTTGCCAGAGAGAATGGCGAGCAGCGATATGATTGCCGAGAATGTTGGCACACATTCTGCACGTATTCGGAAGGTGATGAGTGGCTTGCGCCGCAGCGGATACGTGGATACACGTGAAGGCTCAGGCGGAGGCTATAGGCTGACGATTGATCCAAATGTTGTAACACTAGCCGATATTTATCGGGTGATGGCACAAGGCTCGCTTATTCCAAGCTGGTGCTCAGGCAATCCAGAAATGGATTGTGTCGTAGGCTCGAATATGACGCAAGTTATGTTCGGTATATTCTGTACAGCGGAGAAGCAGCTGGAGAACCATTTTCAAGCGATTACCATTCAAGATGTGTTGAAGAAAATTCACGCATGCGATTAG
- a CDS encoding multidrug efflux SMR transporter — MAWVFLIISGLGEVGGVTFMKLSDGFKRWKGTVGAIGAGFVSFYFLSKALQTIPISTAYGIWTGIGSIGSVLLGMFIFGESRDWRKMLFLTMIISGVIGLKVVSG, encoded by the coding sequence ATGGCTTGGGTTTTCTTGATTATTTCCGGCTTAGGCGAGGTCGGCGGCGTTACTTTTATGAAGCTCTCCGACGGCTTTAAGCGTTGGAAGGGTACGGTAGGCGCAATTGGCGCAGGATTTGTTAGCTTTTACTTCTTATCTAAAGCTCTTCAAACCATACCCATTAGTACTGCCTATGGAATATGGACAGGAATAGGCTCAATTGGCAGCGTGCTTCTAGGTATGTTCATATTTGGCGAGTCTCGGGACTGGCGGAAAATGTTATTCTTAACTATGATTATTTCTGGAGTTATTGGATTAAAAGTCGTTAGCGGGTGA
- a CDS encoding multidrug efflux SMR transporter: MQWIFLLLAGFLEVGWTFGLKYSEGFTLLVPSLITIVLLAASFMLFARAMRTIEIGVAYAMFTGIGTVGTVIAGILVLHEPADFWRLFFIALLVGGIVGLKLVSKEKPLAAEAQAQESSSIETAVIDNKDREKVGT; encoded by the coding sequence ATGCAATGGATATTTTTACTTTTAGCAGGCTTTCTAGAGGTTGGCTGGACGTTCGGGCTGAAATACTCGGAGGGCTTTACGCTGCTTGTGCCGAGTCTCATTACGATAGTACTGCTGGCAGCCAGCTTTATGTTGTTTGCTCGTGCGATGCGTACCATTGAAATAGGCGTGGCCTATGCTATGTTTACAGGTATTGGTACGGTAGGTACGGTAATCGCCGGCATACTTGTGCTGCATGAGCCAGCAGATTTTTGGCGTTTGTTTTTTATCGCTTTGTTAGTTGGAGGCATTGTTGGACTCAAGCTGGTCTCCAAGGAAAAGCCGCTGGCTGCGGAAGCGCAGGCTCAGGAGTCGTCTTCAATCGAAACGGCAGTTATAGACAACAAAGATCGTGAAAAGGTGGGTACGTAA
- a CDS encoding TetR/AcrR family transcriptional regulator, giving the protein MTTEPSTAERIKQAALTMFTESGYEGASLSEIAKAVGIKTPSIYAHYKSKEQLFLQLIQEVIEEEREQYFKLLRDIEFVSSEQQLYRLFVFFTDLNHMTTGQAFLKRTILVPPRHLRDQLRQDLMRYEEELTEGIADVLHKGASAGLFNGQEEERLIASFYVCVDGMLVENQLYEEELFEKRKQMTWKSLWQLWTMTARED; this is encoded by the coding sequence TTGACTACAGAGCCTTCTACAGCAGAACGCATTAAGCAGGCGGCATTAACGATGTTTACGGAGTCTGGCTATGAGGGAGCGTCCTTATCAGAAATTGCCAAAGCGGTTGGCATCAAGACGCCATCCATTTATGCGCATTATAAATCGAAGGAGCAGCTGTTTCTACAGCTCATTCAAGAAGTGATCGAAGAGGAACGAGAGCAATATTTTAAGCTGCTTCGTGACATTGAGTTCGTATCCAGTGAACAGCAGCTTTATCGACTGTTTGTTTTTTTTACCGACTTAAATCATATGACGACCGGCCAGGCTTTTTTGAAGCGGACGATATTAGTTCCCCCTCGGCATTTGCGTGACCAGCTGCGGCAGGATTTAATGCGCTACGAGGAAGAACTGACGGAGGGTATCGCTGATGTGCTGCACAAAGGAGCAAGTGCGGGGCTGTTTAACGGTCAGGAGGAGGAACGTTTGATTGCCTCCTTTTACGTATGTGTCGATGGAATGCTGGTTGAAAACCAATTATATGAGGAAGAGCTGTTTGAGAAAAGGAAGCAAATGACCTGGAAATCATTATGGCAGCTTTGGACGATGACAGCGAGAGAGGATTGA